Part of the Zhongshania aliphaticivorans genome, CCTTTGGCATTGCATGTTATGTTGAAAAGTGGAGGGAACGGGTATTTTCGTACCCGAGTTGTAGAAGAATATTTGCGCAGTGGTCAGTTGGAGCGAGTTCCGTCTTCGCCAGAATTCAGTTACCCAGTCTATTTGGTTTATAAGTCATCCACGACGACTTCTGTACTGGACTTAGCATTTGAAGGACTGCGCGAAATAGCTAGTGATTATAAGGAATGGCAAGTCTAAAGATGATGGTGGTTCTACGTGAAAATGCGCTCACCTAGGTGGGGTTTGAAGGGGTGATGAATAGCATTAAAACTTTCCAGTTGGTGTTAATGCTGATCAGTTTTGTAAATGTTTTAAAGCGATAACCGCTGCGGCAGTTCGATTTTCTACGTTTAATTTTTTAAAAATTTGTTCTAAATGTTTATTGGCTGTACGGGGGCTCATAGTTAATATTGTGCCAATTTCGCGGTTTGTTTTACCGTGGGCTATCCATAGCAAAACTTCAGATTCACGCTCGGTAATGGGTAGTGCGGAGCGTAATCGATCAACGTCTGATGGACGCTCTAAATCAATAAGTTGTAATAAATATTCGTCATTACCTGTTTGGCTTATATAGCGAATCTCAAGGGGTTTGTCTGCGGCTTTTATTAACAAGCCCTTTTCTTTATTAAAATGCGGTGCGAGTAATTGGCGTAATTGTGCCGGTAAGTTCTCACTCAGCCATGCGCTATCTAGGCCGGCATCTTCGAGCAAGTGATAGGCTTGAGGTGTTGCCCATAATAAACTGCCGTCAGCGGCGGCAGAAAATAAAAATTGGCCAGCGGAATCCAGTGCGACTCGAGCGCTTAAAGTTAGCCTAGCGTTGTTTAAATGCGCGCGCATTCTGGCAATGAGTTCATCGCCTTTTACAGGTTTGGTAATGTAGTCGACTCCCCCGGCGGCAAACCCTTTGACAATACTTTCGGTATCGCTGAGGCCGGTCATAAAAATAACGGGGATGTGGGCTAAG contains:
- a CDS encoding response regulator transcription factor, translating into MNTSRGKKDVVLIVDDSPDTLSMLNDTLDQAGITVLVALEGAQALTIAANITPDVILMDALMPNMDGFEACRRLKENRDLAHIPVIFMTGLSDTESIVKGFAAGGVDYITKPVKGDELIARMRAHLNNARLTLSARVALDSAGQFLFSAAADGSLLWATPQAYHLLEDAGLDSAWLSENLPAQLRQLLAPHFNKEKGLLIKAADKPLEIRYISQTGNDEYLLQLIDLERPSDVDRLRSALPITERESEVLLWIAHGKTNREIGTILTMSPRTANKHLEQIFKKLNVENRTAAAVIALKHLQN